One genomic window of Daphnia pulex isolate KAP4 chromosome 10, ASM2113471v1 includes the following:
- the LOC124206159 gene encoding schwannomin-interacting protein 1-like isoform X1, whose product MKERESMSNHQKQVSQAKEFKRELVAEVGGGFDVYNVETALPKIEWDTVEANLRAASEEEKRKRNDREEIRRRLAMGVEAEDGQESDKGKRPSLQSRLQSVFPSGMNLQICFMNETADGGDIDNQKELLDNLKLGSPQSDIKNPYVSLPVVSSLKQPKLQQELAELDFFSQQAKLQMEARTALAQAKELARVQMQVERQQRKHTRISDLVRQSLEKLGIPFPWDCRRLSRQILTELNIAQLQVIVNDLHTQIEGLNEELVQLLLKRDDCHMEQDSMLVDIEDLTRFLTAKQAALDASSRIAGPVSLPVQAVQMNSPSP is encoded by the exons ATGAAGGAACGAGAATCTATGAGTAATCACCAAAAACAAGTTTCCCAAGCCAAGGAATTTAAGAGAGAGTTAGTTGCTGAAGTTGGAG GGGGTTTTGACGTGTACAACGTGGAAACAGCGCTTCCCAAAATTGAATGGGACACCGTAGAGGCTAATCTTCGAGCAGCCAGTGAGGAAGAGAAAAGG AAGCGAAATGACCGAGAAGAAATCAGGCGACGTTTGGCCATGGGTGTTGAAGCTGAAGACGGACAAGAATCGGATAAAGGCAAAAGGCCAAGCTTGCAATCCCGTCTTCAAAGTG TTTTCCCTTCAGGAATGAATCTGCAGATTTGTTTTATGAATGAGACGGCAGACGGCGGTGACATCGACAATCAAAAGGAGCTGTtagataatttaaaattggGTTCTCCTCAGAGTGACATAAAAAATCCATATGTCAGCCTACCAGTCGTATCCAGTCTCAAGCAACCAAAACTGCAGCAGGAGCTAGCTGAATTGGACTTTTTCTCCCAACAAGCCAAGCTTCAAATGGAAGCACGCACTGCTCTAGCCCAAGCAAAAGAATTAGCGCGTGTCCAAATGCAAGTAGAAcgtcaacaaagaaaacacacCAGGATAAGCGACCTTGTTAGGCAGAGTTTAGAGAAG ttggGAATTCCATTTCCATGGGACTGTCGTCGTCTCAGTCGTCAAATATTGACCGAGCTTAACATCGCTCAATTACAAGTCATTGTAAACGATCTACATACTCAGATAGAAG GATTAAACGAAGAGCTCGTTCAACTTCTGCTAAAGCGAGATGATTGCCATATGGAACAGGATTCTATGTTAGTGGATATTGAAGATCTTACACGTTTTTT GACAGCAAAACAAGCAGCCTTAGATGCATCTAGTCGGATCGCAGGTCCTGTGTCCCTCCCAGTTCAAGCAGTCCAGATGAATTCGCCGTCCCCGTAA
- the LOC124206159 gene encoding schwannomin-interacting protein 1-like isoform X2 has translation MKERESMSNHQKQVSQAKEFKRELVAEVGGGFDVYNVETALPKIEWDTVEANLRAASEEEKRKRNDREEIRRRLAMGVEAEDGQESDKGKRPSLQSRLQSGMNLQICFMNETADGGDIDNQKELLDNLKLGSPQSDIKNPYVSLPVVSSLKQPKLQQELAELDFFSQQAKLQMEARTALAQAKELARVQMQVERQQRKHTRISDLVRQSLEKLGIPFPWDCRRLSRQILTELNIAQLQVIVNDLHTQIEGLNEELVQLLLKRDDCHMEQDSMLVDIEDLTRFLTAKQAALDASSRIAGPVSLPVQAVQMNSPSP, from the exons ATGAAGGAACGAGAATCTATGAGTAATCACCAAAAACAAGTTTCCCAAGCCAAGGAATTTAAGAGAGAGTTAGTTGCTGAAGTTGGAG GGGGTTTTGACGTGTACAACGTGGAAACAGCGCTTCCCAAAATTGAATGGGACACCGTAGAGGCTAATCTTCGAGCAGCCAGTGAGGAAGAGAAAAGG AAGCGAAATGACCGAGAAGAAATCAGGCGACGTTTGGCCATGGGTGTTGAAGCTGAAGACGGACAAGAATCGGATAAAGGCAAAAGGCCAAGCTTGCAATCCCGTCTTCAAAGTG GAATGAATCTGCAGATTTGTTTTATGAATGAGACGGCAGACGGCGGTGACATCGACAATCAAAAGGAGCTGTtagataatttaaaattggGTTCTCCTCAGAGTGACATAAAAAATCCATATGTCAGCCTACCAGTCGTATCCAGTCTCAAGCAACCAAAACTGCAGCAGGAGCTAGCTGAATTGGACTTTTTCTCCCAACAAGCCAAGCTTCAAATGGAAGCACGCACTGCTCTAGCCCAAGCAAAAGAATTAGCGCGTGTCCAAATGCAAGTAGAAcgtcaacaaagaaaacacacCAGGATAAGCGACCTTGTTAGGCAGAGTTTAGAGAAG ttggGAATTCCATTTCCATGGGACTGTCGTCGTCTCAGTCGTCAAATATTGACCGAGCTTAACATCGCTCAATTACAAGTCATTGTAAACGATCTACATACTCAGATAGAAG GATTAAACGAAGAGCTCGTTCAACTTCTGCTAAAGCGAGATGATTGCCATATGGAACAGGATTCTATGTTAGTGGATATTGAAGATCTTACACGTTTTTT GACAGCAAAACAAGCAGCCTTAGATGCATCTAGTCGGATCGCAGGTCCTGTGTCCCTCCCAGTTCAAGCAGTCCAGATGAATTCGCCGTCCCCGTAA
- the LOC124206159 gene encoding schwannomin-interacting protein 1-like isoform X4, with amino-acid sequence MGNTRYDPFRRHYKKDTRFLLDLYTLTYDSGESLCTGDCKKRNDREEIRRRLAMGVEAEDGQESDKGKRPSLQSRLQSGMNLQICFMNETADGGDIDNQKELLDNLKLGSPQSDIKNPYVSLPVVSSLKQPKLQQELAELDFFSQQAKLQMEARTALAQAKELARVQMQVERQQRKHTRISDLVRQSLEKLGIPFPWDCRRLSRQILTELNIAQLQVIVNDLHTQIEGLNEELVQLLLKRDDCHMEQDSMLVDIEDLTRFLTAKQAALDASSRIAGPVSLPVQAVQMNSPSP; translated from the exons ATGGGTAATACGAGATACGATCCGTTCCGTCGCCATTACAAGAAAGATACACGATTCCTACTCGATCTCTACACTCTCACTTATGACTCGGGAGAAAGTCTTTGCACGGGAGATTGCAAG AAGCGAAATGACCGAGAAGAAATCAGGCGACGTTTGGCCATGGGTGTTGAAGCTGAAGACGGACAAGAATCGGATAAAGGCAAAAGGCCAAGCTTGCAATCCCGTCTTCAAAGTG GAATGAATCTGCAGATTTGTTTTATGAATGAGACGGCAGACGGCGGTGACATCGACAATCAAAAGGAGCTGTtagataatttaaaattggGTTCTCCTCAGAGTGACATAAAAAATCCATATGTCAGCCTACCAGTCGTATCCAGTCTCAAGCAACCAAAACTGCAGCAGGAGCTAGCTGAATTGGACTTTTTCTCCCAACAAGCCAAGCTTCAAATGGAAGCACGCACTGCTCTAGCCCAAGCAAAAGAATTAGCGCGTGTCCAAATGCAAGTAGAAcgtcaacaaagaaaacacacCAGGATAAGCGACCTTGTTAGGCAGAGTTTAGAGAAG ttggGAATTCCATTTCCATGGGACTGTCGTCGTCTCAGTCGTCAAATATTGACCGAGCTTAACATCGCTCAATTACAAGTCATTGTAAACGATCTACATACTCAGATAGAAG GATTAAACGAAGAGCTCGTTCAACTTCTGCTAAAGCGAGATGATTGCCATATGGAACAGGATTCTATGTTAGTGGATATTGAAGATCTTACACGTTTTTT GACAGCAAAACAAGCAGCCTTAGATGCATCTAGTCGGATCGCAGGTCCTGTGTCCCTCCCAGTTCAAGCAGTCCAGATGAATTCGCCGTCCCCGTAA
- the LOC124206159 gene encoding schwannomin-interacting protein 1-like isoform X3 → MGNTRYDPFRRHYKKDTRFLLDLYTLTYDSGESLCTGDCKKRNDREEIRRRLAMGVEAEDGQESDKGKRPSLQSRLQSVFPSGMNLQICFMNETADGGDIDNQKELLDNLKLGSPQSDIKNPYVSLPVVSSLKQPKLQQELAELDFFSQQAKLQMEARTALAQAKELARVQMQVERQQRKHTRISDLVRQSLEKLGIPFPWDCRRLSRQILTELNIAQLQVIVNDLHTQIEGLNEELVQLLLKRDDCHMEQDSMLVDIEDLTRFLTAKQAALDASSRIAGPVSLPVQAVQMNSPSP, encoded by the exons ATGGGTAATACGAGATACGATCCGTTCCGTCGCCATTACAAGAAAGATACACGATTCCTACTCGATCTCTACACTCTCACTTATGACTCGGGAGAAAGTCTTTGCACGGGAGATTGCAAG AAGCGAAATGACCGAGAAGAAATCAGGCGACGTTTGGCCATGGGTGTTGAAGCTGAAGACGGACAAGAATCGGATAAAGGCAAAAGGCCAAGCTTGCAATCCCGTCTTCAAAGTG TTTTCCCTTCAGGAATGAATCTGCAGATTTGTTTTATGAATGAGACGGCAGACGGCGGTGACATCGACAATCAAAAGGAGCTGTtagataatttaaaattggGTTCTCCTCAGAGTGACATAAAAAATCCATATGTCAGCCTACCAGTCGTATCCAGTCTCAAGCAACCAAAACTGCAGCAGGAGCTAGCTGAATTGGACTTTTTCTCCCAACAAGCCAAGCTTCAAATGGAAGCACGCACTGCTCTAGCCCAAGCAAAAGAATTAGCGCGTGTCCAAATGCAAGTAGAAcgtcaacaaagaaaacacacCAGGATAAGCGACCTTGTTAGGCAGAGTTTAGAGAAG ttggGAATTCCATTTCCATGGGACTGTCGTCGTCTCAGTCGTCAAATATTGACCGAGCTTAACATCGCTCAATTACAAGTCATTGTAAACGATCTACATACTCAGATAGAAG GATTAAACGAAGAGCTCGTTCAACTTCTGCTAAAGCGAGATGATTGCCATATGGAACAGGATTCTATGTTAGTGGATATTGAAGATCTTACACGTTTTTT GACAGCAAAACAAGCAGCCTTAGATGCATCTAGTCGGATCGCAGGTCCTGTGTCCCTCCCAGTTCAAGCAGTCCAGATGAATTCGCCGTCCCCGTAA